A genomic window from Planococcus rifietoensis includes:
- the coaE gene encoding dephospho-CoA kinase (Dephospho-CoA kinase (CoaE) performs the final step in coenzyme A biosynthesis.) has product MIIGLTGSIASGKSTVSQMLKELGYPVVDADLVARQVVEPGTETLNSIKQAFGAEVIRADGSMDREKVGSIIFNDPASRKKLNDIIHPAIRREMLRQRQAFLDDGYETVIMDIPLLFESKLQHMVDKILVVSVSEQEQLKRLMERNGLAEQQAKARIASQLPISVKEQGADEVLDNNGSLEHTKHQLMRILANWQTHP; this is encoded by the coding sequence ATGATCATCGGATTGACCGGCAGCATCGCGAGCGGCAAAAGCACCGTCTCGCAAATGCTCAAGGAACTGGGTTATCCGGTCGTTGACGCAGATCTGGTCGCCAGACAAGTTGTCGAGCCGGGAACGGAAACATTGAATAGCATCAAGCAAGCTTTTGGCGCGGAAGTGATACGCGCTGACGGGTCGATGGACCGCGAAAAAGTCGGATCAATCATCTTCAACGACCCGGCGAGCAGAAAAAAATTGAATGACATCATCCACCCGGCAATACGCCGGGAAATGCTTAGGCAGCGCCAAGCATTTTTGGATGATGGATATGAAACCGTTATCATGGACATTCCACTGTTATTCGAAAGCAAACTCCAACACATGGTCGACAAGATCCTAGTCGTTAGCGTGTCGGAGCAGGAGCAATTAAAACGGCTCATGGAGCGCAATGGATTGGCCGAACAACAGGCAAAAGCGCGTATTGCGTCACAGCTGCCGATCAGCGTCAAAGAACAAGGAGCCGACGAAGTGCTCGATAACAACGGTTCTCTTGAACACACCAAGCACCAATTAATGCGCATATTAGCCAATTGGCAGACACATCCGTAA
- a CDS encoding glyceraldehyde-3-phosphate dehydrogenase, with protein MTVSIAINGFGRIGRMVFRQAVLMDDVTISAVNAGYPAETLAHLIKYDTNHGTFSGEVKAEENALVVNGKRIQLVNERDPLELPWGELGVDIVIEATGKFNSREKAALHLDAGAKKVILTAPGKNEDITIVMGVNDDKLDVEKHHIISNASCTTNCLAPVAKVLNDAFGIENGLMTTVHAYTNDQKNLDNPHKDLRRARACGQSIIPTSTGAAKALSLVLPELEGKVHGLALRVPTPNVSLVDLVVDVQQDVTVEDVNRAFTEASEGALAGILDLTMEPLVSIDFNTNPSSAIVDGLTTIVMGDRKVKVLAWYDNEWGYSARVVDLMKKVANSMAVASK; from the coding sequence ATGACAGTTTCGATTGCAATTAACGGGTTTGGCCGCATCGGCCGTATGGTTTTCAGACAAGCAGTTTTGATGGATGACGTGACAATTTCGGCGGTCAACGCCGGTTATCCGGCAGAAACACTTGCTCACTTGATTAAGTATGACACAAATCACGGTACCTTCTCCGGTGAAGTGAAAGCGGAAGAAAATGCGTTGGTTGTAAACGGAAAGCGTATTCAATTGGTTAACGAGCGCGACCCATTGGAACTCCCATGGGGCGAATTGGGCGTCGATATCGTCATCGAAGCGACGGGCAAGTTCAACTCGCGTGAAAAAGCTGCGCTTCATTTGGATGCGGGAGCAAAGAAAGTCATCTTGACTGCTCCTGGAAAAAACGAAGACATCACCATTGTGATGGGCGTCAATGATGACAAATTGGATGTCGAAAAACACCACATCATCTCAAATGCCAGCTGCACGACGAATTGCCTGGCGCCTGTCGCTAAAGTGCTGAATGATGCATTCGGCATCGAAAACGGATTGATGACAACTGTCCATGCGTACACCAATGACCAAAAGAACTTGGACAACCCGCATAAGGATCTTCGCCGCGCACGCGCTTGTGGACAGTCGATTATCCCGACTTCGACAGGAGCTGCAAAAGCTTTGTCCTTGGTTCTTCCTGAACTGGAAGGGAAAGTGCATGGTTTGGCGCTTCGTGTCCCGACGCCGAATGTGTCGCTTGTCGACCTTGTCGTCGATGTCCAACAGGACGTGACGGTAGAAGACGTCAACCGTGCCTTCACGGAAGCATCAGAAGGGGCGCTAGCGGGCATCCTCGATTTGACGATGGAGCCACTTGTGTCGATCGACTTCAATACGAACCCGAGTTCTGCAATCGTTGACGGCTTGACTACCATTGTCATGGGCGACCGCAAAGTGAAAGTGCTCGCTTGGTACGATAACGAATGGGGCTACTCGGCCCGCGTTGTCGACTTAATGAAAAAGGTAGCCAATTCTATGGCTGTCGCTTCAAAATAA
- the speD gene encoding adenosylmethionine decarboxylase: METMGRHVIAELWQCDFDKLNDMDYIEKTFVDAALKSGAEIREVAFHKFAPQGVSGVVIISESHLTIHSFPEHGYASVDVYTCGDLDPTIAADYIAQALDSKQSEVTELPRGMGPVGAGATKVSLTV, from the coding sequence ATGGAAACTATGGGACGTCACGTAATCGCAGAACTTTGGCAGTGTGATTTTGACAAATTAAACGATATGGACTATATCGAAAAGACTTTTGTTGATGCAGCACTCAAATCAGGTGCGGAAATCCGCGAAGTCGCTTTTCATAAATTTGCACCACAGGGTGTTAGCGGCGTAGTCATCATTTCGGAATCACACCTGACTATCCACAGCTTCCCGGAACACGGGTACGCGAGTGTCGATGTGTACACTTGCGGAGATCTTGATCCAACAATTGCAGCAGATTACATTGCACAAGCTTTGGATTCAAAGCAAAGCGAAGTAACTGAATTGCCACGCGGCATGGGACCAGTCGGCGCCGGAGCGACAAAAGTATCACTAACGGTGTAA